In Rhinolophus sinicus isolate RSC01 linkage group LG17, ASM3656204v1, whole genome shotgun sequence, one DNA window encodes the following:
- the LOC109435241 gene encoding low affinity immunoglobulin gamma Fc region receptor II-b isoform X2 produces MGAPSLRHRADHMSCHPLGHMLLWTALLFVAPGAGTPALPKAVLSLQPPWINLLQEDNVTLSCQGPQAPGNSPTRWFHNGNPIPAQVQPSYHLQVSSSDSGNYSCQTDQTSLSDPVHLDVVSDWLLLQTPRLVFQAGESIKLRCHSWRNRPLHKITFYHNGKSKMFSYQNSSFSIPQANASHSGDYHCLGIIGRTQHMSQPVTITIQGPSSGNTFLVMLVVFVMVGIASVAAITAMVVCFRRRLRHSSGSPERREKGQAAPEKPANVTNAEEAAEKEENTITYSLLLHPEAQEQDPEPNDYQNM; encoded by the exons ATGGGGGCCCCCTCATTGAGACACCGGGCTGACCACATGTCCTGCCATCCTTTGGGCCACATGCTGCTGTGGACAGCTCTCCTGTTTGTGG CTCCTGGTGCCGGGACACCTG CTCTCCCGAAGGCGGTGCTCAGCCTCCAGCCCCCGTGGATCAACCTGCTCCAGGAGGACAACGTGACTCTGAGCTGCCAGGGGCCCCAGGCCCCTGGGAACAGCCCCACCCGCTGGTTCCACAACGGGAACCCCATCCCGGCCCAGGTCCAGCCCAGCTACCACCTCCAGGTCAGCAGCAGTGACAGTGGGAACTACAGCTGCCAGACGGACCAGACCAGCCTCAGTGACCCCGTGCATCTGGACGTGGTTTCCG ACTGGCTGCTGCTCCAGACCCCTCGCCTGGTGTTCCAGGCCGGCGAGTCCATCAAGCTGAGGTGCCACAGCTGGAGGAACAGGCCTCTGCACAAGATCACCTTCTACCATAATGGAAAATCCAAGATGTTTTCCTACCAGAATTCCAGCTTCTCCATCCCACAAGCCAACGCCAGCCACAGTGGCGATTACCACTGCTTGGGAATCATAGGGCGCACGCAACACATGTCACAGCCTGTGACTATCACCATCCAAG GGCCCAGCTCTGGCAACACTTTCCTGGTGATGCTCGTGGTGTTTGTGATGGTCGGCATCGCTTCTGTGGCAGCCATCACGGCCATGGTGGTCTGCTTCCGCCGGCGGCTACGGCATAGTTCAG gaagccctgaACGCAGGGAAAAGGGACAGGCCGCACCTGAGAAACCAG CCAACGTCACTAATGCTGAAGAGGCTGCCGAAAAGGAG GAGAACACAATCACCTACTCACTCCTGCTGCATCCAGAGGCTCAGGAGCAAGATCCGGAGCCCAATGATTACCAGAACATGTAG
- the LOC109435241 gene encoding low affinity immunoglobulin gamma Fc region receptor II-b isoform X1 → MGAPSLRHRADHMSCHPLGHMLLWTALLFVAPGAGTPATLPKAVLSLQPPWINLLQEDNVTLSCQGPQAPGNSPTRWFHNGNPIPAQVQPSYHLQVSSSDSGNYSCQTDQTSLSDPVHLDVVSDWLLLQTPRLVFQAGESIKLRCHSWRNRPLHKITFYHNGKSKMFSYQNSSFSIPQANASHSGDYHCLGIIGRTQHMSQPVTITIQGPSSGNTFLVMLVVFVMVGIASVAAITAMVVCFRRRLRHSSGSPERREKGQAAPEKPANVTNAEEAAEKEENTITYSLLLHPEAQEQDPEPNDYQNM, encoded by the exons ATGGGGGCCCCCTCATTGAGACACCGGGCTGACCACATGTCCTGCCATCCTTTGGGCCACATGCTGCTGTGGACAGCTCTCCTGTTTGTGG CTCCTGGTGCCGGGACACCTG CAACTCTCCCGAAGGCGGTGCTCAGCCTCCAGCCCCCGTGGATCAACCTGCTCCAGGAGGACAACGTGACTCTGAGCTGCCAGGGGCCCCAGGCCCCTGGGAACAGCCCCACCCGCTGGTTCCACAACGGGAACCCCATCCCGGCCCAGGTCCAGCCCAGCTACCACCTCCAGGTCAGCAGCAGTGACAGTGGGAACTACAGCTGCCAGACGGACCAGACCAGCCTCAGTGACCCCGTGCATCTGGACGTGGTTTCCG ACTGGCTGCTGCTCCAGACCCCTCGCCTGGTGTTCCAGGCCGGCGAGTCCATCAAGCTGAGGTGCCACAGCTGGAGGAACAGGCCTCTGCACAAGATCACCTTCTACCATAATGGAAAATCCAAGATGTTTTCCTACCAGAATTCCAGCTTCTCCATCCCACAAGCCAACGCCAGCCACAGTGGCGATTACCACTGCTTGGGAATCATAGGGCGCACGCAACACATGTCACAGCCTGTGACTATCACCATCCAAG GGCCCAGCTCTGGCAACACTTTCCTGGTGATGCTCGTGGTGTTTGTGATGGTCGGCATCGCTTCTGTGGCAGCCATCACGGCCATGGTGGTCTGCTTCCGCCGGCGGCTACGGCATAGTTCAG gaagccctgaACGCAGGGAAAAGGGACAGGCCGCACCTGAGAAACCAG CCAACGTCACTAATGCTGAAGAGGCTGCCGAAAAGGAG GAGAACACAATCACCTACTCACTCCTGCTGCATCCAGAGGCTCAGGAGCAAGATCCGGAGCCCAATGATTACCAGAACATGTAG
- the LOC109435241 gene encoding low affinity immunoglobulin gamma Fc region receptor II isoform X3, producing MGAPSLRHRADHMSCHPLGHMLLWTALLFVAPGAGTPATLPKAVLSLQPPWINLLQEDNVTLSCQGPQAPGNSPTRWFHNGNPIPAQVQPSYHLQVSSSDSGNYSCQTDQTSLSDPVHLDVVSDWLLLQTPRLVFQAGESIKLRCHSWRNRPLHKITFYHNGKSKMFSYQNSSFSIPQANASHSGDYHCLGIIGRTQHMSQPVTITIQGPSSGNTFLVMLVVFVMVGIASVAAITAMVVCFRRRLRHSSANVTNAEEAAEKEENTITYSLLLHPEAQEQDPEPNDYQNM from the exons ATGGGGGCCCCCTCATTGAGACACCGGGCTGACCACATGTCCTGCCATCCTTTGGGCCACATGCTGCTGTGGACAGCTCTCCTGTTTGTGG CTCCTGGTGCCGGGACACCTG CAACTCTCCCGAAGGCGGTGCTCAGCCTCCAGCCCCCGTGGATCAACCTGCTCCAGGAGGACAACGTGACTCTGAGCTGCCAGGGGCCCCAGGCCCCTGGGAACAGCCCCACCCGCTGGTTCCACAACGGGAACCCCATCCCGGCCCAGGTCCAGCCCAGCTACCACCTCCAGGTCAGCAGCAGTGACAGTGGGAACTACAGCTGCCAGACGGACCAGACCAGCCTCAGTGACCCCGTGCATCTGGACGTGGTTTCCG ACTGGCTGCTGCTCCAGACCCCTCGCCTGGTGTTCCAGGCCGGCGAGTCCATCAAGCTGAGGTGCCACAGCTGGAGGAACAGGCCTCTGCACAAGATCACCTTCTACCATAATGGAAAATCCAAGATGTTTTCCTACCAGAATTCCAGCTTCTCCATCCCACAAGCCAACGCCAGCCACAGTGGCGATTACCACTGCTTGGGAATCATAGGGCGCACGCAACACATGTCACAGCCTGTGACTATCACCATCCAAG GGCCCAGCTCTGGCAACACTTTCCTGGTGATGCTCGTGGTGTTTGTGATGGTCGGCATCGCTTCTGTGGCAGCCATCACGGCCATGGTGGTCTGCTTCCGCCGGCGGCTACGGCATAGTTCAG CCAACGTCACTAATGCTGAAGAGGCTGCCGAAAAGGAG GAGAACACAATCACCTACTCACTCCTGCTGCATCCAGAGGCTCAGGAGCAAGATCCGGAGCCCAATGATTACCAGAACATGTAG
- the FCRLA gene encoding Fc receptor-like A codes for MDLGCVLAARAPFSPAVLWAAQMLLVASSETLQCQGPVSTRDSSCHTGALENSREKDFQVKGYTFSKPFHLIVSYDWLVLQGPAMPVFEGDPLVLRCQAWQGWPLTQVTFYRDGSPLGPPGPHWEFSIAAVREADSGQYHCSAAFRSLGPGNPETAASVAITVQELFPVPVLRATPSAEAQEGDAVTLICQTKLPPQRSATHLLFSFHKDGRTVCDRALSPELQIPAVSAAHAGSYWCEATTEDSQVWKQSPRLEVRVQGPPSSAAPPALSPAPQESAAPGTTATDPSEPPPASPPLSSEGPGQPCPLQAPDPHLHHQMGLLLKQMQDMTALLGHLVVELRDLSGRLKLQTSKGRAKYE; via the exons ATGGATCTGGGCTGTGTCCTGGCGGCCAGGGCCCCCTTCTCCCCTGCTGTGCTCTGGGCAGCCCAGATGCTCCTGG tggCCAGTTCTGAGACGCTTCAGTGCCAGGGACCCGTCAGCACCAGGGACAGCAGCTGCCACACCGGTGCCTTGGAGAACTCAAGGGAAAAGGACTTCCAGGTGAAGGGTTACACCTTCAGCAAGCCCTTCCATCTGATCGTGTCCTACG ACTGGCTGGTCCTCCAGGGTCCAGCCATGCCAGTGTTTGAAGGGGACCCACTGGTCCTGCGCTGCCAGGCCTGGCAAGGCTGGCCGCTGACCCAGGTCACCTTCTACCGAGATGGCTCACCTCTGGGTCCCCCTGGACCTCACTGGGAATTCTCCATTGCTGCGGTGCGAGAGGCAGACAGTGGGCAGTACCACTGCAGTGCTGCCTTCAGGAGCCTGGGTCCCGGGAACCCAGAGACGGCAGCTTCCGTGGCCATCACCGTCCAAG AACTCTTTCCAGTCCCAGTGCTGAGAGCCACACCCTCAGCCGAGGCCCAGGAGGGGGACGCGGTGACCCTGATCTGTCAGACGAAGCTGCCCCCGCAGAGGTCAGCCACccacctcctcttctccttccacaAGGACGGTCGGACAGTGTGTGACAGGGCCCTGTCCCCAGAGCTGCAGATCCCCGCGGTCTCTGCGGCCCACGCTGGGTCCTACTGGTGTGAAGCCACCACCGAGGACAGCCAGGTCTGGAAACAGAGCCCGAGGCTGGAGGTCAGGGTGCAGG gtCCCCCCAGCTCTGCTGCACCCCCCGCCCTGAGCCCAGCTCCTCAGGAATCAGCTGCTCCAGGAACAACGGCTACAGACCCCTCGGAGCCTCCGCCTGCATCACCCCCACTGTCCTCTGAGGGCCCGGGCCAGCCCTGTCCACTGCAGGCCCCGGACCCCCACCTGCACCACCAGATGGGCCTTCTTCTCAAACAAATGCAAGACATGACTGCTCTGCTTGGTCACCTGGTCGTGGAGCTGAGGGACTTGTCTGGCCGCCTGAAGCTTCAGACCTCGAAAGGTCGTGCCAAATATGAGTGA